Below is a window of Plectropomus leopardus isolate mb unplaced genomic scaffold, YSFRI_Pleo_2.0 unplaced_scaffold85639, whole genome shotgun sequence DNA.
tgtaaagaaaaaaaaaaatcaccaaagaattttcaacaaaaataatttgatagAAATTTTACTGACACGTATGTTACGTGTCACACTCGAGGCCGATGCTGTCGTGTTAAACCTCTTTAGTTTCTGCGACGCCGGCATGCTCTCTAAAATCACACTCACTGGAGACACACGATGCTGCTGTCCTTTGGTtcagtgcaaaaatgcaaaggaggcgtaaagaaagaggaaagagtTTTATCGTCTGCAGCTAACTGACCCTCCTCCCTCCGCAGCCCCGGTGCCTCACCTCCCCACGGCGGCGGCGGCGAAGACCCACGCAGTGACGTGGGCGGCCAACATGGTCGTGCAGGAAGCCATGCCGTCAGCGTACTACGACCAAGACGTCAACACGCTAGGCATCTTCAGCCTGCAGCACAACGGCCGGCAGCACGGGAAGACGGACGGCGTGTGCTTCAACACGCTGGTGGCGCTTGTGCCCGACCACGTCCAACGCAACGAGGACGGAGAGAAGGTGAAGTGGACGGCGACGGGACTGCCGCCGCCCGTGGAGAACCCGCGATACGTCTGGCACAAAGTCCAGAAACAAACGCTGAGAGAGAAACTGCTggagaaaaccaaaaacacgTC
It encodes the following:
- the nudt18 gene encoding 8-oxo-dGDP phosphatase NUDT18 is translated as PVPHLPTAAAAKTHAVTWAANMVVQEAMPSAYYDQDVNTLGIFSLQHNGRQHGKTDGVCFNTLVALVPDHVQRNEDGEKVKWTATGLPPPVENPRYVWHKVQKQTLREKLLEKTKNTSILPVHSLY